A single window of Micrococcaceae bacterium Sec5.1 DNA harbors:
- the topA gene encoding type I DNA topoisomerase, which translates to MPSKAKTGKKLVIVESPAKSKTIAKYLGEGFIVEASIGHIRDLPQPSDLPAELKKTSLGKFAVDIENDFKPYYVVSPDKKKKVAELKAQLKDADALYLATDGDREGEAIAWHLLEVLKPKVPVYRMTFGEITKEAIHRAMDNLRDVDTALVDAQETRRILDRLYGYEISPVLWRKVARGLSAGRVQSVVTRMVVDRERERMAFRAASYWDLTGQFGADSGSFNAKLAAVDGSKVASGRDFNDNGQLTSSNVVHLNEELATSLAAGLQNADFRVRSVDTKPYTRRPAAPFTTSTLQQEAGRKLRFSSKSTMQVAQRLYENGYITYMRTDSSALSDEAVTAARRQAAELYGPEYVPQSPRVYANKAANAQEAHEAIRPAGDSFRTPAQVAKQLSGDEFRLYELIWKRTVASQMADAKGSTATIRLGAVAADGRDAEFSASGTVITFPGFLAAYEEGKDESRGDDDSDEARRLPNVAKDDSLTASDIVAVGHETSPPPRYTEASLTAELEKKGIGRPSTYASTISTIQDRGYVRKQGSALVPSWIAFSVIRLLEQHFTDYVDYEFTADMEGDLDKIANGQAVGAAWLKHFYYGEDADPGLLSIVNNLGEIDAREINSVPIAEGITLRVGKFGPYLESSIPTVDEKTGEVVESARANVPEELAPDELTAAKAIELMETAAPEERVLGTDPHTGHTVVAKNGRYGAYVTEIIPEMTEEQLANQPVEYYKNGKPKPPKKPVKAKPRTGSLFKSMTVDSVTLDEALQLMSLPRVLGEDAEGNVITVQNGRFGPYLKKGTDSRSIGSEEEIFTITLEQALEIYSQPKQRGARAAVAPLAEFGPDPVSEKNIVVKEGRFGPYITDGVTNITVPRSTSLEELTRERAVELLAEKRAKGPVKRTTTRKAPAKKATAKK; encoded by the coding sequence GTGCCCAGCAAGGCAAAAACCGGCAAGAAACTCGTGATCGTGGAGTCTCCGGCCAAGAGCAAGACCATCGCCAAGTATCTTGGCGAGGGCTTCATCGTCGAGGCTTCCATCGGCCATATCCGGGATCTCCCGCAGCCATCGGACCTCCCTGCAGAACTGAAGAAGACCTCGCTGGGCAAGTTCGCCGTCGACATCGAAAACGACTTCAAGCCGTACTACGTCGTATCCCCGGATAAGAAGAAGAAGGTCGCCGAACTCAAGGCCCAGCTGAAAGACGCTGACGCGCTCTATCTCGCAACCGATGGGGACCGCGAGGGCGAAGCCATCGCGTGGCACCTCCTTGAGGTCCTTAAACCCAAAGTTCCCGTGTATCGCATGACCTTTGGTGAAATCACCAAGGAAGCGATTCACCGTGCCATGGATAACCTGCGCGACGTCGACACCGCACTGGTTGATGCCCAGGAAACCCGGCGTATCCTGGACCGGCTCTACGGCTATGAAATCTCACCGGTTCTGTGGCGCAAGGTTGCCAGGGGACTCTCCGCGGGACGCGTGCAGTCCGTGGTTACCCGCATGGTGGTCGACCGTGAACGCGAACGTATGGCCTTCCGGGCCGCCTCCTACTGGGACCTGACGGGCCAGTTCGGAGCCGACTCGGGCTCGTTCAACGCTAAGCTTGCCGCAGTGGACGGTTCCAAGGTGGCCAGTGGTCGTGACTTTAACGACAACGGCCAGCTCACATCCTCCAACGTGGTTCACCTCAACGAGGAACTCGCAACGTCATTGGCCGCAGGTCTGCAGAACGCCGATTTCCGCGTTCGTTCGGTAGACACCAAGCCGTACACCCGGCGCCCTGCCGCACCGTTCACCACCTCCACGCTGCAGCAGGAAGCCGGCCGAAAGCTCCGCTTCTCCTCGAAGAGCACCATGCAGGTCGCCCAGCGCCTGTACGAAAACGGCTACATCACTTATATGCGTACGGACTCCTCTGCCTTGAGCGATGAAGCTGTCACAGCAGCCCGCCGCCAGGCTGCGGAGCTCTACGGCCCCGAGTACGTGCCCCAAAGCCCCCGCGTGTACGCCAACAAAGCTGCAAATGCGCAAGAGGCCCACGAGGCCATCCGCCCCGCAGGTGACTCGTTCCGCACTCCCGCCCAGGTGGCCAAGCAGCTCAGCGGCGACGAATTCCGGTTGTACGAGCTCATCTGGAAGCGCACGGTCGCATCCCAGATGGCCGATGCCAAGGGCTCCACAGCCACCATCCGGCTGGGTGCCGTAGCAGCTGACGGACGAGACGCTGAATTCTCGGCCTCGGGTACCGTCATCACCTTCCCCGGCTTCCTCGCCGCTTACGAGGAAGGCAAGGACGAGAGCCGCGGAGATGACGACTCCGATGAAGCGCGCCGCCTGCCCAACGTGGCCAAGGATGACTCCCTGACGGCCTCGGACATCGTGGCCGTGGGGCACGAGACTTCACCGCCTCCGCGGTACACGGAAGCGTCGCTGACTGCTGAGCTGGAAAAGAAGGGCATCGGCCGTCCATCGACCTATGCCTCCACGATTTCCACCATCCAGGATCGCGGTTATGTCCGCAAACAAGGTTCTGCCCTGGTTCCCAGCTGGATCGCTTTCTCGGTGATTCGTTTGCTGGAGCAGCACTTCACGGATTATGTCGACTACGAGTTCACCGCCGACATGGAAGGCGATCTGGACAAGATCGCCAACGGCCAAGCCGTGGGCGCAGCATGGCTGAAGCACTTCTACTATGGTGAAGACGCTGATCCCGGGCTGTTGAGCATCGTGAACAACCTCGGCGAAATTGACGCCCGGGAGATCAACTCCGTGCCCATTGCCGAAGGCATCACCCTGCGTGTGGGTAAGTTCGGCCCGTACCTGGAAAGCAGCATCCCCACCGTTGATGAGAAGACCGGTGAAGTGGTGGAGTCCGCTCGGGCCAACGTCCCGGAGGAACTCGCACCGGATGAGTTGACAGCCGCCAAGGCAATCGAGCTCATGGAAACTGCTGCTCCCGAGGAACGTGTCCTGGGAACCGATCCACACACCGGCCATACCGTGGTTGCCAAGAACGGCCGTTACGGCGCCTATGTCACCGAGATCATCCCCGAGATGACCGAGGAACAACTGGCAAACCAGCCTGTTGAGTATTACAAGAACGGCAAGCCCAAGCCTCCAAAGAAGCCTGTGAAAGCCAAGCCACGCACAGGTTCGCTGTTCAAGTCCATGACCGTGGACAGCGTCACCCTGGATGAGGCCCTGCAGCTGATGAGCCTGCCCCGGGTGCTTGGCGAGGACGCTGAAGGAAATGTCATCACCGTCCAGAACGGCCGGTTCGGACCTTACCTGAAGAAGGGCACGGACTCCCGTTCCATCGGATCGGAAGAAGAGATCTTCACCATCACCCTGGAACAGGCCTTGGAGATCTACTCGCAGCCCAAACAGCGTGGTGCACGGGCCGCCGTGGCGCCGCTGGCCGAGTTCGGCCCGGATCCCGTGTCGGAGAAGAACATCGTGGTGAAGGAGGGCCGTTTCGGTCCGTACATCACTGACGGCGTTACGAACATCACGGTCCCGCGCTCAACCTCCCTTGAGGAACTGACCCGGGAACGCGCCGTCGAACTTCTTGCCGAGAAGCGGGCCAAGGGCCCCGTCAAGCGGACCACTACCCGCAAGGCGCCAGCCAAGAAGGCAACAGCCAAAAAGTAA
- a CDS encoding rhodanese-related sulfurtransferase, with product MALNRIVLFYGFTPIADPDAVRLWQRALCEKLGLTGRILISKDGINATVGGELNNMKQYVKTTREYKGFHDIDFKWSEGGAADFPRLSVKVRDEIVSFGAPGELKVDEKGVVGGGKHLQPEELHSLVDAKKADGEEVVFFDGRNAFEAQIGKFKDAIVPDVATTHDFITELESGKYDALKDKPIVTYCTGGIRCEVLSSLMVNRGFKEVYQLDGGIVRYGETFKDKGLWEGSLYVFDKRMHVEFSDEAKTIGECVRCAAPTNKFENCSNLSCRTLTLYCAECASSPETLRCPGGCEVA from the coding sequence GTGGCTTTAAACCGGATCGTACTTTTCTATGGCTTTACCCCGATCGCCGACCCCGACGCCGTGCGTCTGTGGCAGCGTGCCCTCTGCGAGAAATTGGGCCTCACCGGCCGGATCCTGATCTCCAAGGACGGTATTAACGCCACAGTTGGCGGCGAGCTCAACAACATGAAGCAATACGTGAAAACCACCCGCGAATACAAGGGCTTCCACGACATCGACTTCAAGTGGTCCGAGGGCGGGGCCGCCGATTTCCCCCGCCTCAGCGTTAAGGTCCGCGACGAGATAGTTTCCTTCGGGGCTCCCGGGGAACTGAAGGTCGACGAAAAGGGCGTGGTGGGCGGAGGCAAGCATCTCCAGCCTGAAGAACTTCATTCCCTGGTGGACGCAAAGAAAGCGGACGGGGAAGAGGTGGTGTTCTTCGATGGCCGCAATGCCTTCGAGGCGCAGATCGGCAAGTTCAAGGACGCCATCGTTCCGGACGTCGCCACTACACATGACTTCATCACGGAACTGGAATCCGGCAAGTATGACGCCCTCAAGGACAAGCCCATTGTCACTTACTGCACGGGCGGCATCCGCTGCGAGGTGCTCTCCAGCCTGATGGTCAACCGTGGTTTCAAAGAGGTTTACCAGCTCGACGGCGGGATCGTTCGCTACGGCGAAACCTTCAAGGACAAGGGCCTCTGGGAGGGCTCGCTCTATGTTTTCGACAAACGCATGCACGTAGAGTTCAGCGACGAAGCAAAGACCATCGGAGAGTGCGTCCGCTGCGCCGCGCCCACCAACAAGTTCGAGAATTGTTCCAACCTGAGCTGCCGGACACTGACCCTTTACTGTGCAGAATGTGCCTCAAGTCCTGAAACCCTTCGCTGCCCCGGAGGCTGTGAAGTCGCCTGA
- a CDS encoding helix-turn-helix domain-containing protein — MNSARPPRPLRTKPAASDRDYTEEVIANNETSQASGDTPRRKRAEKTVEITDPKAIRALAHAARLEVISELYATQVSHTATELAARTGLTPSAMSYHLRALQKWGIVAPAENAGDARERRWKAAGTDFRISGGSAASPEIAVVDLELDAFRRRASAFAKARGERRQRGEAAEEPASVVLASNLLYLTNQQRKELSERIREVLREYELEDPTRIPQGAERVATLWSMIPDDRMAPGH; from the coding sequence ATGAACAGTGCACGGCCGCCGCGGCCACTCCGCACCAAGCCCGCGGCAAGTGACCGTGATTACACTGAGGAAGTGATTGCGAACAACGAGACATCCCAGGCGTCAGGCGATACCCCCCGGCGCAAGAGGGCCGAGAAAACGGTTGAGATAACCGATCCCAAGGCCATCCGCGCCTTGGCGCACGCTGCCCGTCTCGAAGTCATCTCCGAGCTCTACGCCACGCAGGTAAGCCACACGGCTACTGAGCTCGCGGCCCGTACCGGCCTGACCCCAAGTGCCATGAGCTACCACCTTCGCGCACTGCAAAAATGGGGGATCGTAGCCCCGGCCGAAAATGCCGGCGATGCAAGGGAACGCCGGTGGAAGGCTGCTGGAACTGATTTCCGAATTTCAGGCGGCAGCGCGGCCAGCCCGGAGATCGCAGTGGTCGATCTTGAGCTGGACGCCTTCCGGCGAAGGGCATCAGCTTTTGCCAAGGCCCGCGGGGAGCGCCGGCAGCGTGGCGAAGCGGCGGAAGAACCGGCGTCGGTGGTGCTGGCGAGCAATTTGCTGTACTTAACCAACCAACAGCGCAAGGAGCTTTCTGAGCGGATCCGGGAGGTCCTGCGGGAGTACGAACTCGAAGACCCAACCCGGATTCCGCAAGGTGCCGAGCGTGTTGCTACTCTGTGGTCAATGATCCCGGATGACCGCATGGCACCTGGGCACTAG
- a CDS encoding DUF6023 family protein — MGSKVAGSVMSRRLASAAVGLLLVLCSALSACEYTYDDGGRADSSPTDTTGSNVVLPPDPALEQTVTGEALKEWAKAALPESQGQSFYSSSGFLNSGESRTEQTVQLPGGTYAVTLACRGTRRVSFAVSVGETALVDLTLGCANARVSVVQLEKDAILAITVGARSDANFAYRVSRL, encoded by the coding sequence ATGGGCAGCAAGGTGGCTGGCTCGGTTATGTCCAGACGGCTGGCAAGTGCCGCCGTCGGACTCTTGCTCGTGCTGTGTAGCGCGCTGTCGGCGTGCGAGTACACCTATGACGACGGCGGGCGTGCCGATTCCAGCCCCACAGACACTACCGGCAGCAATGTCGTGCTTCCTCCCGACCCAGCCTTGGAGCAAACCGTTACGGGTGAGGCCCTGAAAGAGTGGGCCAAAGCGGCCTTGCCGGAATCGCAGGGGCAATCGTTCTATTCCAGCAGCGGATTCCTGAACTCCGGCGAGTCCAGAACTGAACAGACCGTGCAGTTGCCCGGCGGAACGTATGCCGTGACACTGGCATGCCGAGGCACTCGACGCGTTTCATTCGCAGTCAGCGTGGGCGAGACGGCTTTGGTTGACCTGACCTTGGGATGCGCCAATGCCCGGGTGAGCGTGGTGCAGTTGGAAAAGGACGCCATCCTGGCCATCACTGTGGGTGCCAGATCCGACGCGAATTTCGCTTACCGGGTCAGCAGGCTCTGA
- a CDS encoding SseB family protein, producing the protein MTEQTASPDNGPLNDLEAKLALAEQPDANPVDVILAFLNNEVYLISSEAVDGPDSAVEPLVLSNADGQPVLAVFSHPSRVDERFLEAAPHILGTMGSAILGNIGDELGMVINPGSEYGFEIDPEGIANIRRDFKRADEAGEPTE; encoded by the coding sequence ATGACTGAACAGACGGCTTCACCGGACAACGGACCCTTGAACGACCTCGAAGCGAAGCTCGCCTTGGCTGAACAGCCGGACGCCAACCCGGTGGACGTCATCCTTGCTTTCCTGAACAACGAGGTCTACCTCATCAGTTCCGAAGCAGTGGACGGACCGGATTCTGCAGTAGAGCCGTTGGTCCTTTCGAACGCCGACGGACAGCCCGTTCTGGCGGTGTTCAGCCACCCGAGCCGCGTGGACGAGCGTTTCCTGGAAGCCGCTCCGCACATTCTGGGGACCATGGGTTCAGCGATCCTTGGCAACATCGGCGACGAACTGGGCATGGTCATTAACCCTGGAAGCGAATATGGCTTCGAAATCGATCCTGAAGGGATCGCCAACATCCGCCGCGACTTCAAACGGGCAGACGAAGCAGGGGAGCCAACGGAATAG
- a CDS encoding methyltransferase, with protein sequence MTQTPEIFTVGNTDDAPRSDHPELLVSLASDLRAISYTVDGVAELLGESAYAALNRDQIIPALLVSERLSKSGVETTRALSVIVRLWLLAVPQPQSDVDFALPTIGAQGLARLGLVTLEAGVATAKVDLRPYGWEANEDGSGGAELWVASDLAAHQQAGVLRHDHVLGIGRASTTLVQTTIRQHTHRALDLGTGCGIQTFHLLHHCEHVTATDISERALAFTRFNLVLNAAELDLDPNNLEARVSLRLGSLLEPVAGERFGLVVSNPPFVITPRSTGESSADQFTYRDGGLPGDEIVASLVRTLADVLEPGGTAQMLGNWEIPEGTQWHDRPSTWLQDSGLDVWFIQREQLNPEQYAETWLQDASENRDRSHYQESYAAYLEDFGSRDVEGIGFGMIWLRRPQSSDEVRFSRFEEITYPIEQPIGPHLGAAVERADWLAASSLPEVHLVVAEDVTEERHQRPGAVHPGVILLRQGAGLRRTNLLSTELAGFVSACDGELSVRQIVGALEALLGGTDDFDSGSFREGLLAEVRNLVLDGFLLPDVPEASA encoded by the coding sequence GTGACTCAAACCCCCGAAATATTTACGGTTGGCAACACTGACGACGCCCCACGCAGCGACCACCCGGAGCTCCTGGTGTCGCTCGCCTCTGACCTTCGCGCCATCTCATACACGGTCGACGGCGTGGCGGAGCTTCTGGGGGAATCCGCCTATGCCGCACTGAACAGGGACCAGATCATTCCAGCGTTGTTGGTGAGCGAACGCTTGTCCAAGAGCGGCGTGGAAACCACCCGTGCGCTGTCCGTCATAGTGCGGCTGTGGTTGCTTGCTGTCCCACAGCCCCAGTCCGATGTTGACTTTGCGCTCCCCACCATCGGTGCCCAAGGCCTCGCCCGGCTCGGACTTGTGACCCTGGAGGCCGGCGTTGCCACGGCCAAGGTGGATCTACGCCCCTACGGCTGGGAGGCCAATGAAGATGGCAGCGGGGGAGCGGAGCTTTGGGTGGCCAGCGATCTCGCTGCCCACCAACAAGCAGGGGTCCTGAGGCACGATCATGTGCTGGGGATAGGGCGGGCATCAACAACCCTTGTGCAAACAACCATCAGGCAGCACACGCATCGTGCGCTGGATCTCGGGACAGGCTGCGGCATCCAGACGTTCCACTTGTTGCATCACTGCGAACACGTCACGGCAACCGACATTTCCGAGAGGGCGCTCGCCTTCACCCGTTTCAATCTGGTCCTCAACGCTGCGGAACTGGACCTGGATCCAAACAACCTGGAAGCGCGCGTGAGCCTGCGCCTGGGCTCGCTCCTGGAACCCGTGGCAGGGGAGCGCTTCGGCCTCGTCGTCTCTAATCCGCCGTTTGTCATTACTCCGCGCAGCACAGGCGAGTCCTCGGCTGACCAATTTACGTACCGGGACGGTGGCCTACCCGGTGACGAGATCGTCGCATCGTTGGTGCGAACGTTGGCCGATGTCCTTGAACCCGGCGGCACAGCCCAGATGCTTGGCAACTGGGAGATCCCCGAAGGGACCCAGTGGCATGACCGGCCTTCCACATGGCTCCAAGATTCGGGTTTGGATGTTTGGTTCATTCAACGTGAGCAGTTGAACCCGGAGCAGTACGCCGAGACGTGGCTGCAGGACGCCTCGGAGAACCGGGACCGCAGCCACTACCAGGAGTCGTACGCCGCGTACCTCGAGGACTTCGGATCGAGGGATGTCGAAGGAATCGGCTTTGGCATGATTTGGCTACGCCGCCCACAAAGTTCAGACGAAGTACGCTTCAGCCGGTTTGAGGAAATTACCTACCCCATTGAGCAACCCATCGGACCCCACCTCGGCGCGGCCGTGGAGCGCGCCGACTGGCTTGCAGCCAGCAGTTTGCCGGAAGTACACCTTGTAGTGGCCGAGGACGTCACCGAAGAGCGCCATCAGCGTCCTGGGGCTGTGCATCCAGGCGTGATCCTCCTCCGGCAGGGGGCTGGCCTTCGTCGGACAAACCTGCTCAGCACAGAGCTGGCGGGCTTTGTTTCTGCTTGTGATGGCGAATTATCCGTACGGCAGATTGTCGGCGCCTTGGAAGCACTCCTGGGAGGCACAGACGACTTCGATTCAGGATCCTTCCGCGAAGGGCTTCTTGCCGAAGTGCGGAATCTCGTCCTGGATGGCTTCCTCCTTCCCGACGTGCCGGAGGCGTCCGCATGA
- a CDS encoding GNAT family N-acetyltransferase, translating into MSPDALVEDIAHLLEVWVAGWSGCRGYESRQEGRFPAALRADKTGDWEYFAHDPSDEEFAALAAKTAEAETRILTVLTNDVQRYKYLAEQHGLNVTSASQTMMIVDMETQDSEDPWLPDDDLELATSETNGVHHAVVHSGENVAASGRVYVVNGTAVFDKIVTEPQFQRRGLGSFIMKALAAQAFEHDVQNGLLLASLDGQKLYSHLGWDVVCHVLMMSVSSSEGSDLSVA; encoded by the coding sequence ATGAGTCCAGACGCCTTGGTTGAAGACATCGCGCACCTCTTGGAAGTCTGGGTGGCCGGCTGGTCCGGCTGCCGGGGCTATGAGTCGCGTCAAGAGGGACGCTTCCCCGCCGCGCTGCGGGCCGACAAGACGGGTGACTGGGAGTATTTCGCCCACGATCCCTCCGATGAAGAGTTCGCCGCGCTGGCGGCTAAGACTGCCGAAGCCGAGACACGGATCCTGACCGTGCTGACCAACGACGTCCAGCGCTACAAGTACTTGGCCGAGCAGCACGGGCTGAATGTCACTTCCGCTTCACAAACGATGATGATCGTGGACATGGAAACCCAGGATTCCGAGGACCCCTGGCTGCCTGACGATGACCTCGAACTCGCTACCTCGGAAACCAACGGCGTCCATCATGCGGTGGTCCACTCGGGCGAGAACGTGGCCGCGAGCGGCCGGGTATACGTGGTCAACGGCACCGCAGTCTTCGACAAGATCGTTACTGAACCTCAGTTCCAGCGCCGCGGCCTTGGAAGTTTCATCATGAAGGCCCTCGCCGCCCAAGCGTTCGAGCACGACGTCCAGAACGGGCTTCTCCTGGCATCCTTGGACGGCCAAAAGCTTTACTCCCACCTTGGGTGGGACGTGGTGTGCCACGTTCTGATGATGTCCGTCAGCAGCAGTGAAGGTTCCGACCTCTCCGTAGCGTGA
- a CDS encoding DEAD/DEAH box helicase — translation MAAPNSLISLLGRNPDPEQLRHVHTIPARKAVNEPWPEWVHPDIVQAYSSLGIHEPYRHQVQAANLAQAGQHVVIATGTASGKSLAYQLPALDAIHRSELRVLSEPGKIHDDGAVTLYLSPTKALAADQLAAIRSLKLPTVRAETYDGDTDVASRRWIRDHANFILANPDMLHFGILPNHTWWARFFRRLRYVIVDEAHSYRGVFGSHVANLMRRLRRICAYYGAGTSFPEPVFIAASATASEPAVSFGRLIGAPVREVSEDCSPHGSTTVAFWEPALTDVKGENGAKQRRTAVAETADILANLVSSRVRTIAFIKSRRGAESISSITKRLLDEVDPSLPSRVAAYRSGYLPEERRALEKALRSGQLLGVSSTSALELGIDISGLDAVLVAGWPGTRASLFQQIGRAGRAGQDAIAAFVASDDPLDTYLVNHPEAIFDVSVEATVFDPGNPYVLGPHLCAAAAELPVGPAELELFGPTAEGLLDRLVLQGYLRKRPVGWFWTHPESAAGMVNLRADGGGPVSIVDAETGSLLGTMDSPQTHYQAHTGAIYVHQGDSYLVEELNEADHCVMVRRVNPDFYTTARDVTQIEVLETSRSVQWGEITAHFGDVKVTTQVVSFQRKALISNEILGEEPLDLGARDLFTKAVWFVVDNRSLHGAGLVEAQFPGALHAAEHAAIGLLPLVASSDRWDIGGVSTALHADTGVPTIFVYDGHPGGAGFAERGFEKAKVWLTATREAIKACECEAGCPSCVQSPKCGNKNNPLDKAAAITLLDVLLKDAI, via the coding sequence GTGGCTGCACCGAATTCGCTGATCTCTTTGCTGGGCCGGAACCCGGACCCGGAGCAGCTGCGCCATGTCCACACCATCCCTGCCCGCAAGGCCGTCAACGAGCCGTGGCCCGAATGGGTGCACCCGGACATCGTCCAGGCCTACAGCTCGCTGGGCATCCACGAACCGTACCGACACCAGGTCCAAGCCGCCAACCTCGCCCAGGCAGGCCAGCATGTGGTGATCGCCACGGGCACCGCCTCAGGGAAATCGCTCGCCTACCAACTACCCGCACTGGATGCGATCCACCGCTCGGAGCTGAGGGTATTGTCCGAGCCCGGAAAGATCCACGACGACGGTGCCGTGACACTTTACTTGTCTCCCACGAAGGCCTTGGCGGCAGACCAGTTAGCTGCAATCCGTTCGCTGAAGCTCCCTACCGTTCGAGCAGAAACATACGACGGCGACACCGACGTCGCGTCGCGCCGTTGGATCCGCGACCATGCCAATTTCATCCTGGCAAACCCGGACATGCTGCACTTCGGCATTCTGCCCAACCACACGTGGTGGGCGCGGTTCTTCCGCAGGCTGCGCTATGTGATCGTGGATGAGGCTCACAGTTATCGGGGTGTTTTCGGCTCGCACGTAGCCAACCTCATGAGGCGTCTTCGCCGGATCTGCGCCTACTACGGCGCCGGGACCTCCTTCCCCGAACCAGTATTCATCGCCGCTTCTGCCACGGCGTCGGAGCCCGCTGTCTCCTTCGGACGCCTCATCGGTGCTCCGGTCCGGGAAGTTTCCGAAGACTGTTCTCCGCATGGCTCTACGACCGTGGCGTTCTGGGAGCCTGCTTTGACGGACGTCAAGGGTGAAAACGGAGCCAAACAACGCCGGACTGCCGTGGCAGAAACAGCGGACATCCTGGCGAACCTTGTTTCCTCCCGGGTTCGGACCATTGCCTTTATCAAGTCCCGGCGCGGCGCCGAGTCGATTTCGTCGATCACCAAGCGACTGCTGGATGAGGTGGATCCCAGCTTGCCCAGCCGCGTGGCCGCGTACCGTTCCGGGTACCTTCCCGAAGAGCGGCGTGCCTTGGAAAAAGCGTTGCGGTCCGGACAGCTGCTGGGGGTTTCCAGTACCTCTGCCTTGGAACTCGGCATCGATATCTCCGGGCTTGACGCGGTTTTGGTTGCCGGTTGGCCAGGGACCAGGGCCTCGCTCTTCCAGCAGATTGGACGCGCAGGAAGGGCTGGTCAGGACGCCATAGCGGCGTTCGTGGCAAGCGACGACCCCTTGGATACATACCTTGTGAACCATCCGGAAGCTATCTTCGATGTGTCGGTCGAAGCCACAGTATTTGATCCGGGAAACCCGTACGTCCTGGGACCTCACCTGTGCGCGGCAGCAGCGGAGTTGCCAGTGGGCCCGGCTGAACTCGAACTCTTCGGGCCCACAGCGGAAGGCCTCCTCGACCGGCTGGTCTTGCAGGGATATCTCCGCAAACGCCCTGTGGGGTGGTTCTGGACCCATCCGGAGAGCGCAGCCGGCATGGTGAACCTGCGTGCTGACGGAGGTGGCCCTGTGAGCATCGTTGACGCCGAGACAGGTTCGCTTCTGGGGACGATGGACTCGCCGCAGACCCACTATCAGGCACACACCGGGGCGATCTACGTCCACCAGGGGGACAGCTACCTGGTGGAGGAACTCAACGAGGCGGACCACTGCGTCATGGTGAGGCGCGTGAACCCCGATTTTTACACCACGGCACGGGATGTAACGCAGATCGAAGTCCTGGAAACCTCGCGCTCGGTCCAATGGGGCGAGATCACTGCGCACTTTGGGGACGTAAAGGTCACAACCCAAGTGGTTTCCTTCCAGCGCAAGGCATTGATATCGAACGAGATCCTGGGCGAGGAGCCGCTTGATCTCGGGGCCAGGGATTTGTTCACCAAGGCCGTATGGTTCGTTGTGGACAACAGGTCACTGCATGGTGCCGGCTTGGTGGAAGCGCAATTCCCCGGTGCATTGCATGCTGCAGAACACGCGGCGATAGGCCTCCTTCCGCTGGTGGCGTCCAGTGACCGTTGGGACATTGGCGGTGTCTCCACTGCCCTGCATGCCGACACTGGGGTACCGACGATCTTCGTCTACGACGGTCACCCTGGCGGCGCCGGATTTGCCGAGCGCGGCTTTGAAAAGGCCAAAGTCTGGCTGACAGCCACCCGGGAGGCCATCAAAGCATGCGAATGCGAAGCCGGCTGCCCGTCCTGTGTGCAGTCGCCAAAATGCGGCAATAAGAACAACCCACTGGACAAGGCAGCCGCCATCACACTTCTGGATGTCCTCTTGAAAGACGCCATCTAG
- a CDS encoding Rv3654c family TadE-like protein gives MDSLVRVRCLWRRTLKGLPLASHPELGSGTVLALTLGFAVLALLGGLLLLAQAGVMASRAASAADLAALAAADAARGIASGEPCAVAASVAGQQGATLTACDVVGGDVVELATKLEQPFLFGTATGRARAGPPP, from the coding sequence ATGGATTCCCTTGTGAGGGTGCGGTGCCTATGGCGGCGAACGCTGAAGGGTCTTCCTTTAGCGTCACACCCTGAGCTAGGATCCGGCACAGTCCTGGCGCTGACACTGGGGTTCGCAGTCCTGGCATTGCTTGGCGGGCTGCTGCTTCTTGCCCAAGCGGGGGTCATGGCGTCGCGGGCTGCGTCGGCAGCAGATCTGGCAGCTCTCGCGGCGGCGGATGCAGCGCGTGGAATAGCCTCGGGTGAGCCCTGTGCTGTGGCGGCCAGCGTTGCAGGACAGCAGGGTGCCACACTGACTGCCTGCGACGTCGTCGGGGGCGACGTCGTGGAGCTCGCCACCAAGCTGGAACAACCGTTCCTCTTCGGCACGGCTACAGGCAGGGCACGCGCTGGGCCGCCTCCTTAG